In a single window of the Sesamum indicum cultivar Zhongzhi No. 13 linkage group LG16, S_indicum_v1.0, whole genome shotgun sequence genome:
- the LOC105178739 gene encoding uncharacterized protein LOC105178739, with the protein MGSNIEEAVRAKAYAEKQFVEKNFAGAKSYALKAQMLCPELEGISQMVATFGVYMASEAKINGEPDFYSILGLDPSVDRSKLKKQYKKMAVLLHPDKNKTVGADGAFRLVSEAWTLLSDAAKRSSYDQRRNLFAGYSAGAGGYENCSKFSSSHGRLDTFWTVCTSCHIQYEYLRKYVNKRLSCKNCRGVFIAVETGLAPVNGSFPYSNFSYVPENGYGGHGCGITYVPTTTGYCPPSGSSGHHTGYRSEYVSNISFQGNSSGNSSGVLDPNGLSASSFVFYQANGEANKTQANGNNHSVKVTGHVGSNGYTGQNEVSKPRRGRPAKKRKVELGGSYASGHEELSQNIVVEPKIANGNGTLTPASKLPSTSETLTRRSSAAPTLDGRQLLIDKARSEIHRKLEEMRLAMEVAAAEAEKSAASVIKQPELKRNISMSITVPDSDFHDFDKDRSEECFKPKQIWALYDEEDGMPRLYCLIRDVISVKPFKVYISYLSSRSDSEFGSVNWLDCGFTKSCGSFRVFHSETVEQVNIFSHLLSREKAGRGGCVRIYPRSGDIWAVYRNWSPDWNRTTPDEVRHQYEMVEVLHDYSEESGVWVAPLIKLDGFKTVYQRSIDKDATRWIPRREMLRFSHQVPSCSLKVEGSNLPEGCWDLDPAATPEELLQGETELQNNTSAVRTKKTSETPEKQHRPEPRAQPEKMSIQSEICSSTPKKVACGACMEEKTDLEPPQGGERIPPEVRQEETGVKATAEFPITETSASQVSAEFR; encoded by the coding sequence ATGGGATCCAACATAGAGGAAGCAGTTAGAGCTAAAGCATATGCCGAGAAGCAATTTGTGGAGAAAAATTTTGCGGGTGCAAAAAGTTATGCTTTAAAAGCTCAAATGCTGTGTCCTGAACTGGAGGGAATATCTCAAATGGTAGCGACATTTGGGGTCTACATGGCTTCGGAGGCGAAAATCAATGGAGAACCGGATTTCTATTCAATTCTTGGATTGGACCCATCTGTGGATAGATCCAAATTAAAGAAGCAGTATAAGAAGATGGCAGTGCTGCTACACCCTGATAAGAACAAAACTGTTGGGGCAGATGGGGCATTCCGACTGGTTTCTGAAGCATGGACACTCTTGTCAGATGCTGCAAAGAGAAGCTCGTATGATCAAAGAAGAAACTTGTTTGCCGGGTACAGTGCTGGAGCCGGTGGTTATGAAAACTGTTCCAAGTTTTCATCTTCTCATGGCAGACTTGATACATTCTGGACTGTCTGTACCTCCTGTCATATTCAATACGAATATCTCAGAAAATATGTTAACAAGCGGCTCTCTTGTAAAAACTGTCGTGGTGTCTTCATTGCTGTTGAAACTGGGTTAGCCCCAGTTAATGGTTCTTTCCCATATAGCAACTTCTCGTATGTGCCTGAGAATGGCTATGGAGGTCATGGTTGTGGGATCACGTATGTACCAACGACCACCGGATACTGTCCACCTAGTGGGTCTTCAGGACATCATACTGGCTATAGATCTGAGTATGTCTCAAATATATCATTTCAGGGTAACTCATCTGGAAATTCTTCTGGCGTTTTAGATCCTAATGGATTATCTGCGTCATCTTTTGTCTTTTATCAAGCCAATGGTGAGGCCAATAAAACCCAAGCTAATGGAAACAATCATTCAGTGAAGGTAACAGGTCATGTGGGCTCTAACGGGTATACTGGTCAGAATGAAGTATCAAAACCCAGGCGTGGTAGACCTGCCAAGAAGAGAAAAGTTGAACTGGGAGGTTCTTATGCCAGTGGGCACGAAGAGCTTTCCCAAAACATTGTTGTAGAACCGAAAATAGCCAATGGGAATGGAACACTAACACCTGCTTCTAAGCTTCCCTCAACATCTGAGACTTTGACTAGACGCAGTTCAGCTGCTCCCACACTTGATGGTAGGCAGTTGTTGATTGATAAGGCAAGATCAGAAATCCATAGGAAACTGGAGGAGATGAGATTGGCCATGGAAGTAGCAGCCGCAGAGGCTGAGAAGAGTGCAGCTAGTGTTATTAAACAACCAGAATTGAAAAGGAACATTTCTATGTCAATAACAGTTCCGGACTCTGACTTCCATGATTTTGACAAGGACAGATCTGAAGAATGCTTTAAACCAAAGCAGATATGGGCTTTATATGATGAAGAAGATGGTATGCCTCGCTTGTATTGTCTAATTCGCGATGTCATCTCGGTGAAGCCGTTTAAGGTTTATATAAGCTACTTGAGCTCAAGGTCTGATAGTGAATTTGGGTCAGTAAATTGGTTAGACTGTGGTTTTACCAAATCTTGTGGAAGCTTTAGAGTGTTCCATTCTGAAACGGTTGAGCAAgtcaatatattttctcatCTTCTCAGCAGGGAAAAGGCTGGTAGGGGGGGTTGTGTAAGGATCTATCCTAGAAGTGGAGATATTTGGGCTGTGTATCGGAACTGGTCACCAGATTGGAACAGAACGACCCCAGATGAAGTAAGGCACCAATATGAAATGGTCGAGGTTCTTCATGATTATTCTGAAGAGAGTGGTGTCTGGGTTGCTCCTCTAATTAAGCTGGATGGATTTAAGACAGTATACCAAAGGAGCATAGACAAGGATGCCACTCGGTGGATTCCGAGAAGAGAGATGCTACGATTTTCACATCAGGTGCCATCTTGTTCACTTAAAGTTGAAGGCTCTAACTTGCCTGAGGGTTGCTGGGATCTTGACCCAGCTGCAACTCCAGAGGAACTTCTTCAAGGAGAGACTGAGCTTCAGAACAATACAAGTGCCGTTCGGACAAAGAAGACCTCTGAAACTCCAGAAAAGCAGCATCGACCTGAACCTAGAGCCCAGCCTGAAAAAATGTCAATTCAAAGTGAAATATGTTCTTCAACTCCAAAAAAGGTTGCATGTGGAGCGTGTATGGAAGAGAAAACTGATCTGGAGCCTCCTCAAGGAGGAGAGAGAATTCCACCGGAAGTTCGTCAAGAAGAAACTGGAGTGAAAGCTACAGCTGAATTCCCGATTACTGAAACAAGCGCAAGTCAAGTTAGTGCGGAATTCCGATAG
- the LOC105178740 gene encoding transmembrane protein 256 homolog isoform X2, producing MDPRVAALALGTYGAHGFKPKNPSYKEVWHTASLYHLVHTAALVAAPMTKHPNIFGGLLTTGILAFSGTCYVVAYLEDRTYSRLAPFGGFAFIGAWASLLF from the exons ATGGATCCTC GTGTGGCGGCTCTTGCTTTGGGAACGTATGGTGCCCATGGATTCAAACCTAAGAACCCTTCTTACAAAGag GTCTGGCACACAGCATCTCTATATCATTTGGTTCACACAGCTGCTCTTGTTGCTGCCCCTATGACCAAACACCCTAATATT TTTGGAGGCCTTTTGACTACTGGAATCCTGGCATTTTCCGGGAC TTGTTATGTCGTTGCATACTTAGAAGACCGAACATATTCGAGATTGGCCCCGTTTGGAGGGTTTGCCTTCATCGGTGCTTGGGCAAGCCTGTTGTTCTGA
- the LOC105178740 gene encoding transmembrane protein 256 homolog isoform X1, with protein sequence MDPRLWHKAAAVSGVAALALGTYGAHGFKPKNPSYKEVWHTASLYHLVHTAALVAAPMTKHPNIFGGLLTTGILAFSGTCYVVAYLEDRTYSRLAPFGGFAFIGAWASLLF encoded by the exons ATGGATCCTCGTCTCTGGCACAAAGCTGCTGCTGTTTctg GTGTGGCGGCTCTTGCTTTGGGAACGTATGGTGCCCATGGATTCAAACCTAAGAACCCTTCTTACAAAGag GTCTGGCACACAGCATCTCTATATCATTTGGTTCACACAGCTGCTCTTGTTGCTGCCCCTATGACCAAACACCCTAATATT TTTGGAGGCCTTTTGACTACTGGAATCCTGGCATTTTCCGGGAC TTGTTATGTCGTTGCATACTTAGAAGACCGAACATATTCGAGATTGGCCCCGTTTGGAGGGTTTGCCTTCATCGGTGCTTGGGCAAGCCTGTTGTTCTGA